The Lachnospiraceae bacterium oral taxon 500 genome window below encodes:
- a CDS encoding prolyl-tRNA synthetase associated domain-containing protein has product MENYNPDACQQVFRYLNDHKIPYQLVEHAPAFHVSDLVDIKEPDNSKGVKNLFLRDEKKENFFLAVVPQEKRVDIKDIRRRIGSKPLSFADADLLWKYLKITPGSVSPFCILNDDSRQVTVLLDEDLFQYEKVGAHPNDNTKTIWVAPQDIKALIEMQGSPLQIIPILEKKS; this is encoded by the coding sequence ATGGAAAACTATAACCCGGATGCCTGTCAGCAGGTATTTCGCTATTTAAATGATCACAAAATCCCTTATCAATTAGTTGAGCATGCTCCTGCTTTTCATGTGTCGGATTTGGTTGATATTAAGGAGCCGGATAACAGTAAGGGTGTGAAGAACCTTTTTTTGAGAGATGAAAAAAAGGAAAACTTCTTTTTGGCGGTTGTTCCGCAGGAGAAACGGGTTGATATCAAGGATATCCGCCGCCGGATCGGCAGTAAGCCGCTTAGCTTTGCCGACGCTGATTTGTTGTGGAAATATTTAAAGATTACGCCGGGCTCGGTCAGTCCCTTTTGCATTTTAAATGATGACAGCCGGCAGGTCACAGTTCTTTTGGATGAAGACTTATTTCAATATGAAAAAGTAGGGGCGCATCCCAACGATAATACCAAAACAATTTGGGTGGCACCGCAAGATATTAAAGCATTGATTGAAATGCAGGGCAGCCCTCTGCAAATTATCCCTATTTTAGAAAAGAAAAGCTGA
- a CDS encoding uracil permease, protein MNEISTSKKMILGVQHVLAMFGATVLVPFLTGLNPAIAIFAAGIGTLLFHLVTKRIVPVFLGSSFAFIGAIALTLNPQGFSATELTSSANWPLYLQNLANVKGGIIAAGLVYVFLSILIYFIGVDAVKKFFPPIITGPIIIVIGLRLSPVAINSALYTNGQFDPKAALIALIVVTTMIVVSIFTKGFFQLVPILISVIVGYIVSIPLNYVDLSGFASANLFTFSSAAIREQVFLLPSFSWSNIIAIAPIALVVFIEHIGDITTNGAVVGKNFFENPGIHRTLLGDGLATVLAGLVGGPANTTYSENTGVLAVTKVYDPAILRIAAVFAIIFSMSGHLAYLVQSIPSPVMGGVSIILFGMIASVGVRILINSNLDFAYSRNLLISAVILVLGIGIGELPLSGNLSISGLAIAALVGIIVNQVLPQEI, encoded by the coding sequence ATGAACGAAATCAGTACCAGTAAAAAAATGATTTTAGGTGTACAGCATGTTTTAGCCATGTTCGGCGCAACTGTTCTGGTTCCTTTTTTAACCGGTCTGAACCCTGCGATTGCTATTTTTGCGGCCGGTATCGGAACATTGTTGTTTCATTTGGTGACCAAAAGAATTGTACCGGTCTTTCTGGGATCGTCTTTTGCATTTATCGGTGCCATTGCTTTAACCCTTAATCCGCAAGGCTTTTCCGCAACCGAATTGACTTCTTCCGCCAACTGGCCGCTGTATTTGCAAAATCTGGCCAATGTCAAAGGCGGAATCATCGCTGCCGGTTTGGTTTATGTCTTCCTTTCCATTCTCATTTATTTCATCGGCGTCGATGCTGTTAAAAAGTTCTTTCCTCCTATCATTACCGGCCCAATCATTATTGTTATCGGTTTAAGGCTTTCCCCGGTTGCCATTAACAGCGCTCTTTACACCAATGGCCAATTTGATCCAAAAGCAGCATTGATTGCTCTCATCGTTGTGACTACCATGATCGTGGTTTCCATTTTTACCAAAGGCTTTTTCCAACTGGTACCGATTTTAATTTCGGTAATTGTCGGTTATATCGTTTCCATTCCTTTAAATTATGTTGATCTGTCCGGCTTTGCCAGCGCTAATCTGTTTACCTTTTCATCAGCGGCAATTCGGGAGCAGGTCTTTCTTTTGCCAAGCTTTTCCTGGAGCAACATTATTGCCATTGCGCCGATTGCGCTGGTTGTCTTTATTGAACATATCGGCGACATCACAACCAACGGTGCGGTAGTCGGCAAGAACTTTTTTGAAAATCCGGGAATTCACCGCACCCTGCTGGGCGACGGTCTGGCTACGGTTCTGGCCGGCTTAGTTGGCGGTCCGGCCAATACGACTTACAGTGAAAATACCGGTGTTTTGGCGGTAACCAAAGTTTATGACCCGGCTATTTTGCGGATTGCCGCTGTTTTTGCCATCATCTTCAGTATGTCCGGACATCTGGCTTATCTGGTGCAGTCAATTCCCAGCCCGGTCATGGGCGGTGTCAGCATTATTTTATTCGGTATGATTGCCTCGGTCGGCGTCCGGATTCTGATTAACTCCAATCTGGATTTTGCTTACAGCCGCAACCTCTTAATTTCGGCGGTCATTTTGGTACTGGGCATCGGTATCGGCGAACTGCCGCTAAGCGGCAATCTTTCCATCAGCGGCTTGGCAATTGCAGCGCTGGTGGGGATTATCGTTAATCAAGTGCTGCCGCAGGAGATTTAA
- a CDS encoding metallophosphoesterase produces the protein MKILVLADAESTYIWDHFDPEAFAGVDLVISCGDLKASYLSFIVTMLPVPLLYVPGNHDSDYLRNPPLGCDLIDDQVVTVKGLRIMGLGGSYRYKPGPFQYNEAEMAKRVKSISRKIEKAGGIDIMVTHSPGLGMYETTDLPHRGFDSFNRILETYKPSYFLHGHVHMNYSHKIKRRQQIMQTTAINGYQYYIFDYEPNGFQYQKKSRFISFFHAK, from the coding sequence ATGAAAATATTAGTTTTAGCGGATGCTGAATCTACCTATATCTGGGATCATTTTGATCCGGAAGCTTTTGCCGGCGTTGACCTGGTCATCTCCTGCGGCGATCTGAAAGCTTCGTATCTTTCTTTTATTGTCACTATGCTGCCGGTTCCCCTGCTTTATGTACCGGGCAATCATGATTCGGATTATCTGCGTAATCCGCCCCTCGGATGCGACTTGATTGATGATCAGGTGGTGACGGTTAAGGGCTTGCGGATTATGGGGCTGGGCGGTTCCTATCGTTATAAACCGGGACCGTTTCAGTATAATGAAGCAGAAATGGCCAAACGGGTCAAATCCATTTCCCGCAAGATTGAAAAGGCAGGCGGCATTGATATCATGGTAACTCACTCGCCCGGCCTCGGTATGTATGAAACGACAGATTTGCCGCATCGGGGGTTTGACAGCTTTAACCGAATATTGGAAACCTATAAGCCCTCTTATTTTCTGCACGGCCATGTGCATATGAATTATTCGCATAAAATAAAGCGGCGGCAGCAAATCATGCAAACCACCGCCATTAACGGCTATCAGTATTATATTTTCGACTATGAACCGAATGGTTTTCAGTATCAGAAAAAATCAAGATTCATATCGTTTTTTCACGCCAAGTAA
- a CDS encoding tRNA 2-thiocytidine(32) synthetase TtcA, producing the protein MELQKLYSSVRKAIDTYHMIQANDRIAVAISGGKDSLVLLYALAGLRRFYPQKYELAAMTVSLGFDNFDLSPIQELCASLDVPYHIVQTDIAEVIFDVRQETNPCSLCATMRKGAFNEKLKELGFNKVAYGHHYEDIVETMMLSLFYEGRFNVFPPVTYLDRREIYSIRPLLFTHENDIRAFVRKYNVPVVKSPCPADGNTKRAEMKALLKQINETMPGLYKRLFHAIQSSDLNGWAVNKGESHV; encoded by the coding sequence ATGGAACTGCAAAAACTATACAGCTCTGTTCGCAAAGCAATCGACACTTATCATATGATTCAGGCCAACGACCGGATTGCGGTAGCTATTTCCGGCGGTAAAGACAGTCTGGTGCTGTTATATGCCTTGGCCGGACTGCGCCGTTTTTATCCGCAAAAATACGAACTGGCAGCGATGACCGTGTCGCTGGGATTTGATAATTTTGACTTATCCCCGATACAGGAGCTTTGCGCCAGTTTAGATGTGCCTTATCATATCGTTCAAACCGATATTGCCGAGGTCATCTTTGATGTCCGCCAGGAAACGAATCCCTGTTCGCTGTGCGCTACCATGCGCAAGGGCGCTTTTAATGAGAAACTGAAAGAACTTGGCTTTAATAAGGTTGCCTATGGCCACCACTATGAGGATATTGTCGAAACCATGATGCTGTCCCTGTTTTATGAGGGAAGATTTAATGTTTTCCCGCCGGTTACTTATCTTGACCGCCGGGAGATTTACAGCATCCGTCCGCTCCTGTTTACCCATGAGAACGATATTCGAGCTTTTGTCCGTAAATATAATGTACCGGTCGTTAAAAGCCCCTGCCCGGCTGACGGCAATACCAAACGAGCGGAAATGAAGGCATTGCTTAAACAAATTAATGAAACTATGCCCGGCCTTTACAAACGCCTGTTCCATGCCATTCAGTCCTCTGATTTAAACGGTTGGGCTGTTAATAAAGGAGAATCCCATGTCTAA
- a CDS encoding integrase, whose protein sequence is MSNYHEKQDEKNTRHLRELLTQLPPLAGQFFRGIETTTASRTRIAYAYDLKIFFTFLTEELPKLKGKKITALTLADIDALTVDELEQYVEYLNYYETDLLSHSNKEKGKSRKIASLRSFYNYFYKKQKIQNNPALLIDMPKVHEHHITRLEIDEVARLLDEAESGQNLSKNQQHWHEHTKERDLALLTLLLGTGIRVSECVGLNIDDLDFSVNGMKIVRKGGNEVVLYFGEEVKEALLTYLEKRKKLLPLSGHENALFLSMQNKRINVRSVQNLVKKYSGLVTTLKNISPHKLRSTYGTNLYRETGDIYLVADVLGHKDVNTTKKHYAELEDERRRMAAKAVKLRKE, encoded by the coding sequence ATGTCTAATTACCACGAAAAACAGGATGAAAAAAATACCCGGCACCTGCGCGAGCTTTTAACTCAGCTGCCGCCCTTGGCCGGTCAATTTTTTCGTGGAATCGAAACGACAACGGCCTCGCGAACCCGAATTGCCTATGCCTATGATTTAAAAATCTTCTTTACTTTTTTAACGGAAGAACTACCTAAATTAAAAGGGAAAAAAATCACTGCTTTAACTTTAGCTGATATTGATGCCTTGACGGTCGATGAGCTGGAACAATATGTGGAATATCTGAATTATTATGAAACCGATCTGCTTTCTCACAGCAACAAAGAAAAGGGAAAATCTCGAAAAATTGCGTCTTTGCGCAGCTTTTACAACTATTTCTATAAGAAACAAAAGATTCAGAATAATCCGGCACTTTTAATTGATATGCCCAAAGTTCATGAACATCATATTACCCGTTTGGAGATTGATGAGGTGGCCAGACTGTTAGACGAAGCCGAAAGTGGTCAAAATCTCAGCAAAAATCAGCAACATTGGCATGAACATACCAAAGAAAGAGATTTAGCCCTGCTTACTCTATTACTGGGCACCGGCATTCGGGTCAGTGAATGCGTCGGCCTGAATATCGATGATTTGGATTTTAGCGTTAACGGCATGAAAATCGTGCGCAAAGGCGGCAATGAAGTCGTCCTTTATTTTGGTGAAGAAGTAAAGGAAGCACTTTTAACCTATCTGGAAAAGCGGAAAAAGCTCTTGCCCCTATCCGGTCACGAAAACGCTCTTTTCCTCTCAATGCAAAACAAGCGTATCAATGTTCGCTCCGTTCAGAATCTGGTTAAGAAGTATTCCGGTCTGGTCACTACCCTGAAGAATATTTCCCCGCATAAACTGCGCAGTACCTACGGTACCAATCTTTACCGGGAAACCGGCGACATTTATCTGGTAGCCGATGTGCTGGGACATAAAGATGTCAACACCACCAAGAAGCATTACGCCGAACTGGAAGATGAACGCCGCAGAATGGCCGCCAAAGCGGTCAAACTGCGGAAAGAATAA
- a CDS encoding RNA pseudouridine synthase, which yields MEWLYDFDEKVRIDKFLSLQLPEESRSFLQKLIKEEACRVNGRPVKPNYLCCRGDQIDLLLPEKEVPQAAAAEDIALDIVFEDDDFLVVNKPRGMVVHPAPGHMAGTLVNAVIHHCQGKLSGINGNFRPGIVHRIDKDTTGLLLIAKNDEMHEKIAAQLKSHQLFRRYEAIVQNNVKEDEGTISTFLNRAASDRKKRVVAAAGKWAVTHYRVLERLKQGQFTYISCRLETGRTHQIRVHMAHLGNPVLGDKLYGPKKSLFHLEGQLLHARELGFIHPRTGREMRFSSDLPEDFKNILTVLRNYDNLFH from the coding sequence ATGGAATGGCTCTATGATTTCGATGAAAAAGTCCGGATTGATAAGTTTTTAAGTTTGCAGCTGCCGGAAGAAAGCCGCAGCTTTTTGCAAAAGTTGATCAAGGAAGAAGCCTGCCGGGTCAACGGCCGGCCGGTCAAGCCAAATTATCTTTGCTGCCGGGGCGATCAAATTGATTTGCTGCTGCCGGAAAAGGAAGTTCCGCAAGCTGCCGCTGCCGAGGATATCGCTCTGGATATCGTATTTGAGGATGATGATTTTTTGGTGGTTAATAAGCCGCGCGGCATGGTAGTGCATCCCGCACCCGGACATATGGCCGGGACGCTGGTCAATGCCGTGATTCATCATTGTCAAGGGAAACTCTCCGGTATTAACGGTAATTTTCGGCCGGGGATCGTACATCGCATTGATAAGGATACAACCGGTCTTTTATTGATTGCCAAAAATGACGAAATGCATGAAAAAATCGCCGCCCAGTTAAAGAGTCATCAATTATTCCGGCGCTATGAAGCTATCGTGCAAAACAATGTGAAAGAGGATGAGGGCACGATTTCTACTTTTTTAAACCGGGCCGCCTCTGACCGGAAGAAGAGAGTGGTAGCTGCGGCCGGGAAATGGGCAGTGACTCATTATCGGGTACTGGAACGATTGAAGCAGGGGCAGTTTACCTATATCAGCTGCCGTCTGGAAACCGGCCGAACCCATCAGATCAGAGTGCATATGGCTCATCTCGGTAATCCGGTGCTCGGGGATAAGTTGTACGGCCCCAAAAAATCCTTGTTTCATTTAGAGGGACAACTTCTGCACGCCCGTGAGCTCGGGTTTATTCATCCCCGAACCGGCCGGGAAATGCGATTTTCCAGTGATTTACCGGAAGATTTTAAAAATATCTTGACAGTCTTACGAAATTATGATAATTTATTTCATTAG
- a CDS encoding DUF1294 domain-containing protein, whose translation MPLELLIYSLLQLFVAAFYGLDKYKAVSRARRISEKFLLLLAMIGPFGAYIGIFAFRHKTRKWYFIVVSFLFMFVHLGLYFLYQSVKSDRI comes from the coding sequence ATGCCGTTAGAATTATTAATTTACAGTTTGCTGCAGCTATTTGTCGCCGCTTTTTATGGGTTAGACAAATACAAGGCGGTCAGCCGTGCGCGGCGAATTTCCGAAAAGTTTTTGCTGCTTCTGGCGATGATCGGACCGTTTGGCGCTTATATCGGTATTTTTGCTTTCCGGCACAAAACCAGAAAATGGTATTTTATCGTGGTTTCCTTTTTATTTATGTTTGTTCATTTAGGGCTTTATTTTTTGTATCAAAGTGTAAAGAGCGACAGGATTTAA
- a CDS encoding acyl-CoA thioesterase: MDKYCRETRAFHTKKLLPFDMNAHGTLFGGRLTSWIDETAAVSVSRHCRAKTMTASIDTLNFLRPLILDHSVCLESFVSGAGTTSMEVFTKVLGENLITGERYLAVTSFWTFVTLRDENGNKIPVPRIIPESEEEIFICQGYEERNRKRMKQLEENKVFGKHLSIELPW, translated from the coding sequence ATGGACAAATACTGCCGGGAAACCAGAGCATTTCATACCAAAAAATTATTGCCTTTTGATATGAATGCCCACGGCACTTTATTTGGCGGGCGGCTGACCAGCTGGATTGACGAAACAGCGGCGGTCAGCGTTTCCAGGCATTGCCGGGCAAAAACAATGACAGCTTCCATTGATACGCTGAACTTTTTACGTCCCCTGATTTTGGATCATTCGGTTTGTCTGGAATCGTTTGTGTCAGGAGCAGGAACCACTTCAATGGAAGTTTTTACCAAGGTACTGGGCGAAAATCTGATTACCGGAGAAAGATATTTGGCGGTAACCAGTTTTTGGACCTTCGTGACCTTGCGTGATGAAAACGGCAATAAGATACCGGTTCCGCGGATTATTCCGGAATCGGAGGAAGAAATCTTCATTTGTCAGGGCTATGAGGAACGCAACCGCAAACGGATGAAACAATTAGAAGAAAATAAAGTATTCGGTAAGCATCTGTCAATTGAGCTGCCTTGGTAA
- the lspA gene encoding signal peptidase II, producing MKSILIVALLVLLDQGTKLLTILKLKGNPPLTVLKGIFELTYVENTGVAFGIFANKQYGPILLSVFTGIIFLLILYFWYKLPLTKKYDTIRFVLLFLIAGALGNLIDRVRLGYVVDMLHFYWFEFPVFNLADIYVVTGSLVLIGLVMTKYKDLEF from the coding sequence ATGAAGTCGATATTAATCGTAGCACTGCTGGTGCTGCTGGATCAGGGCACAAAGCTGCTGACCATTTTAAAATTGAAGGGAAATCCGCCGCTTACGGTCTTAAAGGGGATTTTTGAATTGACCTATGTGGAAAACACCGGTGTGGCTTTTGGCATTTTTGCTAACAAGCAATATGGACCGATATTACTTTCGGTTTTTACCGGTATTATTTTTCTGTTGATTTTGTATTTTTGGTATAAGCTGCCGCTGACGAAAAAATATGACACGATTCGATTTGTCCTGCTGTTTTTGATTGCCGGTGCACTCGGCAATCTGATTGATCGGGTTCGCCTGGGCTATGTCGTTGATATGCTGCATTTTTACTGGTTTGAGTTTCCGGTTTTTAATCTGGCGGACATTTATGTTGTTACCGGTTCACTGGTTTTGATCGGATTAGTTATGACCAAATATAAGGATTTGGAATTTTAA
- a CDS encoding cell division protein SepF encodes MNVMKLGDTDAVEDEMEMNTEERLEEPTTQNIRPARREVKLDTYERPERTERERTLRSVESSYTPKADRNSRPQTGNVVNFHASVQMEVVVIQPATYDEAQVIADHIRSQRPVIVNLEKMDYSIAQRIMDFVSGAVYTLGGNLERVTQNIFIIAPENVDIAGHFQEELKSNGIILPWKSE; translated from the coding sequence ATGAACGTGATGAAGCTGGGCGATACCGACGCGGTAGAAGATGAAATGGAAATGAACACCGAGGAGCGATTGGAGGAACCAACCACCCAAAATATTCGTCCGGCCAGACGGGAAGTAAAATTAGATACCTATGAACGGCCGGAACGGACCGAACGGGAGCGGACACTGCGCTCGGTGGAAAGCAGTTATACACCTAAAGCTGACCGCAACAGCCGGCCGCAGACCGGCAATGTAGTTAATTTCCATGCCAGTGTGCAAATGGAGGTAGTCGTGATTCAGCCGGCAACCTATGATGAAGCGCAGGTGATTGCCGACCATATCCGCAGTCAGCGGCCGGTGATTGTCAATCTGGAAAAAATGGACTACAGCATTGCCCAGCGGATTATGGACTTTGTTTCCGGCGCGGTTTATACCTTAGGCGGCAACCTGGAGCGGGTAACACAAAATATCTTTATTATTGCCCCTGAAAATGTGGATATTGCCGGACATTTTCAGGAAGAACTGAAATCAAACGGCATTATTTTGCCGTGGAAGAGTGAATAA
- a CDS encoding YggT family protein — MELLVKTVSWFLTAIEIALFARVLLSWVPSGSPMITRVKGFLYELTEPLLEPIRKLIERSIFQGNGNIFDISPLIAFIVIDALKAIL; from the coding sequence ATGGAATTATTGGTAAAAACAGTTTCCTGGTTTTTAACAGCGATTGAAATCGCTTTATTTGCCCGTGTCCTTTTGTCGTGGGTTCCATCCGGCTCACCCATGATAACCAGAGTCAAGGGATTTTTATATGAATTGACCGAGCCCTTGCTGGAACCGATTCGTAAATTGATTGAGCGCTCTATCTTTCAGGGCAACGGGAATATTTTCGATATTTCGCCGCTGATTGCTTTTATCGTCATCGATGCTTTAAAAGCAATCTTATAG
- a CDS encoding YggS family pyridoxal phosphate-dependent enzyme has product MELEKNLNQVWQTIHNSLAKAGRSQDELHLIAVSKTRSAEEIRQLYSLGQLDFGENKPQEIRDKLPLLPPDVRWHMIGHLQANKLKYVAGKCVLIHSVDSLKLAQEIEDYAGKHGLTVDILLQLDIARDGQKQGFLETEIHEAIKRITEYRHLSVKGLMTVAPYVSVAENNRSIFQRIRQISVDIQAKNYDNVSMNVLSMGMSNDYPIAIEEGATHVRVGTAIFGERNYK; this is encoded by the coding sequence ATGGAACTGGAGAAAAACTTAAATCAGGTTTGGCAGACAATTCATAACAGTTTAGCCAAGGCCGGACGGAGCCAAGATGAACTGCATTTAATTGCCGTCAGCAAGACCCGCAGCGCCGAGGAGATCCGGCAGCTTTATAGCTTGGGTCAGTTGGATTTTGGCGAAAATAAGCCGCAGGAAATCAGAGATAAGCTGCCGCTTTTGCCGCCGGACGTGCGCTGGCATATGATCGGTCATTTGCAGGCCAATAAACTGAAATATGTGGCCGGAAAATGCGTTCTGATCCATTCGGTTGATTCCCTGAAATTGGCTCAGGAAATCGAGGATTATGCCGGAAAGCATGGCCTGACCGTCGATATTTTGCTGCAACTGGATATTGCCCGCGATGGTCAAAAACAAGGGTTTTTAGAGACGGAAATCCACGAAGCTATCAAGCGCATCACCGAATACCGCCATTTAAGTGTCAAAGGGCTGATGACAGTTGCCCCCTATGTCAGCGTTGCTGAAAATAACCGCAGTATATTTCAAAGAATTCGGCAAATTTCAGTTGACATTCAAGCCAAAAACTATGATAATGTATCTATGAATGTTCTGTCGATGGGGATGAGCAACGATTATCCGATTGCGATTGAAGAAGGAGCGACCCATGTGCGGGTAGGAACAGCTATTTTCGGCGAAAGAAATTATAAATAA